Proteins found in one Salvelinus alpinus chromosome 11, SLU_Salpinus.1, whole genome shotgun sequence genomic segment:
- the LOC139534351 gene encoding uncharacterized protein, translated as MDNSSRLMIAVIMVMACMAMGAEAQNTTMAPTSTMAPTSTMAPTSTMAPTSTMAPTATMAPTATMAPTSTMAPTSTMAPTSTMAPTSTMAPTATMAPTATMAPTATMAPNATMAPTATMAPTATMAPNATMAPTATMAPTATMAPTATMAPTATMAPTATMAPTTTKAPNATMAPTTTMAPTATKAPNATMAPNATMAPNATMAPKPTMTPKPTMTPVPALTQSISRTNCGKTQFCAAEPSDCDPAMAGSCFFVSTQQSSGQTFSLQLRGESRGYIAVGFSKNTTQGVNDTTYVCANNNGTMKFFTTLLLNKVLTVTSTLPVDSVNGSVNGQIIQCTFSATLPEATRSTRSADTSFVLSISNGTVINETLGTPKVVLVSNAAVNLANPNSTVINSLNAIPTTATSSTTTTSSTTTNSSTNATSTITAIFITASSHALGLQHTLSQALLILLGVLGMMML; from the exons ATGGACAATAGCAGCAGACTAATGATCGCAGTCATCATGGTAATGGCGTGCATGGCAATGGGAGCCGAGGCACAGAACACCACAATGGCACCCACCTCTACAATGGCACCCACCTCTACAATGGCACCCACCTCTACAATGGCACCCACCTCTACAATGGCACCCACCGCTACAATGGCACCCACCGCTACAATGGCACCCACCTCTACAATGGCACCCACCTCTACAATGGCACCCACCTCTACAATGGCACCCACCTCTACAATGGCACCCACCGCTACAATGGCACCCACCGCTACAATGGCACCCACCGCTACAATGGCACCCAACGCTACAATGGCACCCACTGCTACAATGGCACCCACCGCTACAATGGCACCCAATGCTACAATGGCACCCACCGCTACAATGGCACCCACCGCTACAATGGCACCCACCGCTACAATGGCACCCACCGCTACAATGGCACCCACCGCTACAATGGCACCCACCACTACAAAGGCACCCAACGCCACAATGGCACCCACCACTACAATGGCACCCACCGCTACAAAGGCACCCAACGCCACAATGGCACCCAACGCCACAATGGCACCCAACGCCACAATGGCACCCAAACCGACAATGACACCCAAACCGACAATGACACCCGTCCCAGCTCTCACG CAAAGCATCTCAAGGACGAATTGTGGAAAGACTCAGTTCTGTGCTGCTGAGCCATCAGACTGTGACCCGGCCATGGCTGGTTCATGTTTCTTCGTCTCCACGCAGCAGTCCTCAGGACAGACCTTCTCCCTCCAGCTACGAGGAGAGTCCAGAGGCTACATCGCTGTAGGCTTTTCCAAAAACACCACACAG GGCGTTAATGACACCACCTACGTGTGTGCCAACAACAACGGCACTATGAAGTTCTTCACCACTCTCCTCCTAAATAAAGTTCTGACTGTCACTAGCACG ctgcctgtggaCTCTGTGAACGGCTCAGTCAACGGTCAGATCATCCAGTGCACCTTCTCTGCTACTCTCCCCGAAGCTACCAGGAGCACCAGGAGCGCTGACACCAGCTTCGTCCTCTCCATTTCCAACGGGACCGTAATTAACG AAACCCTGGGTACTCCTAAGGTTGTCCTGGTCAGCAATGCAGCCGTGAACCTGGCCAACCCCAACAGTACTGTGATCAACTCTTTGAACGCCATCCCCACTACTGCTActtcctccactactactacttcctCCACTACTACTAATTCCTCCACTAATGCTACTTCCACCATTACTGCTATTTTCATCACCGCCTCCAGCCACGCCTTGGGCCTGCAGCACACCCTGTCTCAAG CTCTGCTGATCCTGCTTGGTGTGCTAGGTATGATGATGCTGTAA